A region of bacterium DNA encodes the following proteins:
- a CDS encoding peroxiredoxin encodes MPVEVGQQAPDATLVSGDRKAVRISELRGKTTVLAFFPAAFTGTCTKEMCRFRDDHSRIDALNAQVVGISADTPFTLTEFAKQHNLKQMMLSDFNHEAMKAYDVYENSFIGLLNGIARRAVFVLDKHGKVVYTWVAEKPGVEPPYEEVEAAVSRAA; translated from the coding sequence ATGCCGGTAGAGGTGGGACAGCAAGCGCCAGACGCGACGCTCGTCAGCGGGGACCGCAAGGCCGTCCGGATCAGCGAGCTGCGCGGGAAGACCACGGTCCTCGCGTTTTTTCCAGCGGCATTTACCGGGACGTGCACGAAGGAAATGTGCCGGTTCCGGGACGACCACAGCAGGATCGATGCGCTCAACGCTCAGGTCGTGGGGATCAGCGCGGACACGCCGTTCACGCTGACCGAGTTCGCCAAACAGCACAATTTGAAGCAGATGATGCTGAGCGATTTCAACCACGAGGCGATGAAGGCGTACGACGTCTACGAGAACAGCTTCATCGGCCTGTTGAACGGCATCGCGCGGCGTGCCGTGTTCGTCCTCGACAAGCACGGCAAGGTCGTCTACACGTGGGTGGCGGAGAAGCCCGGCGTCGAGCCCCCGTACGAAGAGGTGGAGGCGGCGGTCTCCCGCGCAGCGTAA
- a CDS encoding ribose-5-phosphate isomerase encodes MRIAIASDHAGYELKEELKRMLRDLGHEVRDFGTHSTDQVDYPDFIVPAAEAVASGQCDRGIVLGGSGNGEALAANKVTGVRCTLCWESYTARVARQHNDANVLSLGARVIGSEVAREVVRVWLTSEFEGGRHQVRIDKIRAVEERYAGARARKE; translated from the coding sequence ATGCGGATTGCGATTGCCAGCGATCATGCGGGGTATGAGCTGAAGGAAGAATTGAAGCGCATGCTCCGGGACCTCGGGCACGAAGTCCGTGACTTCGGCACCCACTCGACCGACCAAGTGGACTATCCAGACTTCATCGTCCCGGCCGCCGAAGCGGTCGCCTCCGGCCAGTGCGACCGGGGGATCGTCCTCGGCGGGAGCGGCAACGGCGAAGCGCTCGCCGCGAACAAGGTCACCGGGGTGCGCTGCACGCTGTGCTGGGAGAGCTACACCGCGCGGGTCGCCCGCCAGCACAACGACGCCAACGTCCTCTCGCTGGGCGCGCGCGTGATCGGATCGGAGGTCGCGCGCGAGGTGGTGCGCGTGTGGCTGACCTCGGAGTTCGAGGGGGGCCGCCACCAGGTGCGCATCGACAAGATCCGAGCCGTGGAAGAGCGCTACGCGGGAGCGCGGGCGCGAAAGGAGTGA
- a CDS encoding crosslink repair DNA glycosylase YcaQ family protein has product MTSHFRIRTKSGAFGFIRTIGFCFAFTGGPGALPYLFEVLDTPSDNRRWAWAWGWKEALPTEKRIFYGRVIARKPTFVSMGFLPHFFALTGNVGDPDDCRRLYDAGRLTTFGRRVYELVGARGPLTTREIRAAVEPHRTGSSGRLLRALAELQSRFLLARIAEVGDNPGNYAYVWDLFDRWLPEIVARARGISQRCAAAALLEQYARIAGAPRPEDAAALFEWSPSLLATALADVRRGGEISVVRGPEGEDRLVATRRLRRLQSGRNARR; this is encoded by the coding sequence GTGACGTCTCATTTTAGAATACGCACGAAATCAGGGGCATTTGGCTTCATTCGAACCATTGGCTTTTGTTTTGCATTCACTGGCGGCCCCGGAGCCCTGCCGTACCTCTTCGAAGTCCTCGACACGCCCAGCGACAACCGCCGGTGGGCCTGGGCTTGGGGCTGGAAGGAGGCGCTCCCCACCGAAAAGCGCATCTTCTACGGCCGCGTGATCGCCCGAAAGCCCACATTTGTCTCGATGGGGTTCCTGCCACACTTCTTCGCGCTGACCGGAAACGTCGGGGATCCGGATGACTGCCGGCGGCTGTACGACGCAGGCCGGCTCACGACGTTCGGGCGGCGCGTGTACGAACTCGTCGGTGCCCGGGGACCGCTCACAACCCGGGAGATCCGGGCCGCCGTCGAACCCCACCGGACGGGGAGCAGCGGGCGCCTGCTGCGGGCGCTGGCCGAACTGCAGAGTCGATTCCTGCTCGCTCGGATCGCGGAGGTGGGGGACAACCCCGGCAACTACGCCTACGTCTGGGATCTGTTCGACCGGTGGCTCCCGGAAATCGTCGCCCGCGCGCGCGGGATCTCCCAGCGCTGCGCGGCCGCGGCGCTGCTCGAACAATACGCGCGGATCGCCGGCGCCCCGCGCCCCGAAGATGCCGCAGCGTTGTTCGAGTGGTCCCCCTCCCTCCTGGCGACGGCGCTCGCCGACGTCCGCCGCGGCGGGGAGATCAGCGTCGTCCGAGGACCGGAGGGGGAAGATCGCCTGGTCGCGACCCGCCGCCTCCGCCGACTCCAGTCCGGTCGAAACGCTCGCCGCTGA
- a CDS encoding GNAT family N-acetyltransferase has translation MFTVRAVVDPDTIRLCEDLQMRIWGMSEREVVPLHQLVAAISAGGLVLGGFAPDGALVGFAYAVPGWRLGLPVWHSHMTGVLPTHQDSGLGFQLKCAQREGALAAGVAHIVWTYDPLQAGNARFNLGRLGAVASRYHEDYYGAMTDAINRGLPSDRFEVDWFLRSARVVSRLAGVPRAPLDLDCPWALAAAGPTSPPAPGRPHLDLDAPRLLVEIPPNLAALKTEHPDLAASWREATRTVFRFYLGRGYKATEAAAVPDSDVPRTAYLLERTPKHVATLPSGQREGAPR, from the coding sequence GTGTTTACGGTGCGCGCGGTCGTCGACCCGGACACGATCCGGCTTTGCGAAGACCTGCAGATGCGGATCTGGGGGATGTCCGAGCGTGAGGTCGTGCCGCTTCACCAACTCGTCGCGGCGATCTCGGCGGGGGGGCTCGTGCTGGGGGGGTTCGCGCCCGACGGCGCGCTCGTGGGATTCGCGTATGCCGTCCCTGGATGGCGTCTCGGCCTCCCGGTGTGGCACTCGCATATGACGGGGGTCCTCCCCACCCATCAAGACTCGGGGCTGGGGTTCCAGCTGAAGTGCGCGCAGCGCGAGGGGGCGCTCGCAGCGGGCGTCGCGCACATCGTGTGGACCTACGACCCCCTGCAGGCGGGGAATGCCCGCTTCAACCTCGGCCGGCTTGGCGCGGTGGCATCCCGCTACCATGAGGACTACTACGGGGCCATGACCGACGCGATCAACCGCGGGCTGCCCAGCGACCGGTTCGAGGTGGACTGGTTCCTCCGCTCGGCCAGGGTCGTCTCGCGGCTCGCCGGTGTCCCCCGTGCCCCGCTGGACCTCGACTGCCCGTGGGCGCTTGCGGCCGCCGGCCCCACCTCCCCCCCCGCCCCGGGGCGGCCGCACCTCGATCTGGATGCCCCCCGCCTCCTGGTGGAGATCCCGCCCAACCTCGCCGCGCTGAAGACCGAGCATCCCGATCTCGCCGCGTCGTGGCGGGAAGCGACGCGGACGGTGTTTCGCTTCTACCTCGGCCGCGGATATAAAGCCACCGAGGCGGCCGCGGTTCCGGATTCGGACGTCCCCCGCACCGCCTATCTCCTGGAGCGAACGCCCAAGCACGTCGCCACGCTGCCCTCCGGGCAGCGGGAAGGAGCCCCGCGGTGA
- a CDS encoding M42 family metallopeptidase, translating into MESRTLLALLSNAFGVSGFEDDARSVVRSYVEGYADEVRTDALGNLIATRRGREGFTLMLDAHLDEVGVIISHVEEDGFLRFMPIGGWDPRVLLAQAVTVRTRSGALVRGVIGAVPPHLLRPEDREKPVLLDSLYIDVAAPSAGAVAQRGIRIGDPAVPGHACEALGEEWILGKALDDRAGCAVLIKVLEAVAGERLDLTLVCNFAIGEETGLRGARTAAYQIRPDLALALEGTVAADTPGVLPQRQPTRTGGGPALTIADPTIIVRPHVVRALEQLAERHAIPYQFKRPMSGGTDAGAIHQSRGGVPTGVVSLPCRYIHSPIGMLRLDDFEHTVHLVTAFAREARGLVS; encoded by the coding sequence GTGGAATCACGCACGCTGTTGGCCCTGTTGTCGAACGCGTTCGGCGTCTCGGGGTTTGAGGACGACGCGCGGTCGGTCGTCCGCTCGTACGTCGAAGGATACGCCGATGAGGTCCGCACCGATGCGCTCGGGAATCTCATCGCGACCCGGCGGGGGCGGGAGGGGTTCACCCTCATGCTCGACGCGCATCTCGATGAGGTCGGCGTGATCATCAGCCACGTGGAAGAGGACGGATTCCTTCGCTTTATGCCCATCGGCGGCTGGGACCCCCGAGTGCTCCTGGCGCAGGCGGTGACGGTGCGGACGAGATCCGGCGCCCTGGTCCGCGGGGTGATCGGCGCGGTCCCCCCCCATCTGCTTCGGCCGGAGGATCGCGAAAAACCGGTGCTGCTCGACTCGCTGTACATCGATGTCGCCGCCCCCTCGGCGGGGGCCGTGGCGCAGCGCGGCATCCGCATTGGCGATCCCGCCGTGCCCGGGCACGCGTGCGAGGCGCTGGGGGAGGAGTGGATCCTCGGTAAGGCGCTCGACGACCGCGCCGGGTGCGCCGTGCTGATCAAGGTGCTGGAAGCGGTGGCCGGCGAGCGCCTGGACCTGACCCTGGTCTGCAACTTCGCGATCGGGGAGGAAACCGGGTTGCGTGGCGCCCGGACGGCCGCGTATCAGATTCGACCCGACCTGGCGCTCGCGCTCGAGGGCACCGTGGCCGCCGACACCCCCGGCGTGCTCCCGCAGCGCCAGCCGACCCGCACCGGAGGAGGCCCGGCCCTGACGATCGCCGACCCGACCATCATCGTCCGCCCGCACGTCGTCCGGGCGCTGGAGCAGCTGGCGGAGCGGCATGCCATCCCCTACCAGTTCAAGCGCCCGATGTCCGGCGGCACCGATGCCGGCGCCATCCACCAAAGCCGCGGCGGTGTGCCGACGGGAGTGGTCTCGCTTCCGTGTCGGTACATTCACTCCCCGATCGGCATGCTCCGTCTGGACGACTTCGAGCACACCGTCCACCTCGTGACGGCCTTCGCTCGGGAAGCACGCGGACTGGTGAGTTGA
- a CDS encoding M20/M25/M40 family metallo-hydrolase: MNGGLIAVDDALSARIDADLPGGIEDLRRLVRIPSVAAQRKGIPETVRAVGDLLRGCGGRVTVLEHDGANPVVVGEFDGRSPRTLLFYDHYDVQPAEPLDEWTVPPFDVTQRDGLLLGRGVSDNKGDFMTRIGALRALRAVGGGLPCRVKFLIEGEEEISSVHLGAITRTHTDLLKADACIWEYGERDPQERMHIVCGMKGICYLQLEATTASVDLHSSLGAVIEGAGTRLVWALSTFKDRTGRVQIPGHYDRVRRPTAAEEEAVRQIPPEVVEELRRRVGVDRLIGGVSGQDAVRQLLFTPTCTICGLWGGYTLEGSKTVLPKVARAKIDFRLVPEQDPHEIARNVRTHLDAHGFTDIGVTVLGAEFPWRTDLSDPFVGLVRDCVKEATGRQVLIYPTSAGTGPAYDVGPVLGIPLVSVGSGYWNARAHAPDENVRASDFRETTLLMAHIMERFGARG; the protein is encoded by the coding sequence ATGAACGGAGGACTGATCGCTGTGGACGACGCCCTGAGCGCCCGGATCGACGCGGACCTGCCCGGGGGAATCGAGGATCTCCGCCGCCTCGTGCGGATCCCGTCGGTGGCCGCGCAGCGGAAGGGGATCCCCGAGACCGTGCGGGCCGTGGGCGACCTGCTGCGCGGGTGCGGCGGCCGGGTGACCGTCCTCGAACACGACGGCGCAAATCCGGTCGTCGTTGGGGAGTTTGACGGGCGGTCCCCGCGGACCCTCCTCTTCTACGACCACTACGACGTCCAGCCGGCCGAGCCGCTCGACGAGTGGACGGTGCCGCCGTTTGACGTGACCCAGCGGGACGGACTGCTGCTCGGCCGCGGGGTGTCCGACAACAAGGGCGATTTCATGACACGGATCGGGGCCCTCCGGGCGCTGCGGGCCGTGGGCGGCGGGCTCCCCTGCCGGGTCAAGTTCCTCATCGAGGGCGAGGAGGAGATCAGCAGCGTCCACCTCGGCGCGATCACGCGGACCCACACCGACCTGCTCAAGGCCGACGCCTGCATCTGGGAGTACGGCGAGCGCGACCCGCAGGAGCGCATGCACATCGTCTGCGGGATGAAGGGGATCTGCTACCTGCAGCTCGAGGCCACGACCGCAAGCGTCGACCTCCATTCCTCGCTGGGGGCCGTCATCGAAGGCGCCGGAACACGCCTGGTCTGGGCCCTCAGCACCTTCAAGGACCGAACCGGCCGCGTGCAGATCCCCGGGCACTACGACCGGGTCCGGCGGCCCACTGCCGCCGAGGAGGAGGCGGTTCGACAGATCCCGCCGGAGGTCGTCGAGGAGTTGCGCCGGCGCGTCGGGGTCGACCGGCTGATCGGCGGGGTCTCGGGTCAGGATGCGGTTCGCCAGCTGCTCTTCACGCCCACGTGTACGATCTGCGGTCTGTGGGGGGGGTACACGCTCGAGGGTTCGAAGACCGTGCTCCCCAAGGTTGCCCGCGCCAAGATCGACTTCCGCCTCGTGCCGGAGCAGGACCCGCACGAGATCGCCCGAAACGTCCGCACGCATCTGGACGCGCACGGCTTCACCGACATCGGGGTGACGGTTCTGGGGGCGGAGTTCCCCTGGCGGACCGATCTCAGCGATCCGTTCGTCGGCCTGGTGCGCGACTGCGTCAAGGAGGCGACGGGCCGCCAGGTGCTGATCTATCCTACCTCGGCAGGGACCGGCCCCGCCTACGACGTGGGTCCGGTGCTGGGGATCCCGCTCGTCAGCGTCGGGTCGGGGTACTGGAACGCGCGCGCCCACGCCCCCGACGAGAACGTGCGCGCCAGCGATTTCCGGGAGACGACGCTCCTGATGGCCCACATCATGGAGCGGTTCGGCGCCCGCGGCTAG
- a CDS encoding OsmC family peroxiredoxin — protein MAATRRADVTWEGDLMSGKGAVSASSSKVFTALPVTWASRTEAAGGKTSPEELIAAAHASCYAMALSFGLAGAGTPPKKLEVSATVTFDKVDAGFRVTSSALTVRGWVPGLNAEGFRKAAEGAKDGCPVSQALKGNVKLSVEATLAS, from the coding sequence ATGGCAGCGACCAGGCGCGCCGATGTAACCTGGGAAGGCGACTTGATGTCGGGCAAGGGCGCGGTGAGCGCCAGTTCCAGCAAGGTCTTTACGGCCCTCCCGGTGACGTGGGCCTCGCGCACAGAGGCGGCGGGAGGAAAGACCAGCCCCGAGGAACTGATCGCCGCCGCCCACGCCAGCTGCTACGCGATGGCCCTGTCGTTTGGACTGGCCGGCGCAGGCACGCCGCCGAAGAAGCTCGAGGTCAGCGCCACCGTGACATTCGACAAGGTCGACGCCGGCTTCCGGGTCACCTCGAGCGCCCTGACCGTGCGCGGCTGGGTCCCGGGCCTCAACGCCGAGGGTTTCCGGAAGGCCGCGGAAGGGGCCAAGGACGGGTGCCCCGTCTCGCAGGCGCTCAAAGGCAACGTCAAGCTGAGCGTGGAGGCCACGCTGGCGAGCTAG
- a CDS encoding pitrilysin family protein: MEPTTRAVLSNGLVVLLREVHTAPVASFWVWYRVGSRNEVPGVTGISHWVEHMLFKGTPTLGKGEFSRLVNRHGGSWNGFTWKDFTAYFETLPAEHIGLGIRIESDRMCNSLFDPEEVASERTVIISEREGAENNPEYALYEEVEAAAYRVHTYRHAVIGYKSDLVAMTRDDLVRHYRTYYTPNNAVVVAVGDFDGDALLRQIRDAFEPIAPGPPPPAVRSVEPPQEGERRVTLRRPGGAVPQLQMVFHAPAATDPDFFPCLLLDGILSGFKGPGVFGGEAMGARSSRLYRALVEQQLAVDVGSSFRPTLDPALFEIGVTLRPGVAPERVETAIRTELDRLAQAPVGPEELEKVHKQARAQWVYAADGVSGQAVLLGSSEIVADTDYLARFQERLSAVTPASMQQAAGRVFQERNRTVGWYLPESERVPEAVHA, from the coding sequence ATGGAACCCACAACGCGCGCCGTCCTGTCCAACGGCTTGGTCGTCCTGCTGCGCGAGGTGCACACGGCCCCTGTCGCCAGTTTCTGGGTCTGGTACCGGGTGGGCAGCAGGAACGAGGTGCCCGGCGTCACCGGGATCTCACACTGGGTCGAGCACATGCTGTTCAAGGGCACGCCTACGCTCGGCAAGGGGGAGTTTTCCCGCCTCGTCAACCGGCATGGAGGGAGTTGGAACGGGTTCACCTGGAAGGATTTTACGGCGTACTTCGAAACCCTGCCCGCCGAGCACATCGGCCTCGGGATCCGTATCGAGTCCGACCGCATGTGCAACTCGCTCTTCGACCCCGAAGAGGTCGCGAGCGAGCGGACCGTGATCATTTCCGAACGTGAGGGGGCGGAGAACAACCCCGAGTACGCGCTGTATGAGGAGGTCGAGGCCGCAGCGTACCGCGTCCACACGTATCGGCACGCGGTCATCGGGTACAAGAGCGACCTGGTGGCCATGACGCGGGATGATCTGGTCCGCCATTACCGCACCTACTACACCCCGAACAACGCCGTCGTCGTGGCGGTGGGGGATTTTGACGGCGACGCGCTCCTCCGCCAGATCCGGGACGCGTTCGAGCCGATCGCGCCCGGTCCGCCGCCCCCCGCGGTCCGAAGCGTGGAGCCGCCACAAGAGGGGGAACGCCGGGTCACCCTCCGGCGGCCTGGGGGGGCCGTCCCGCAGTTGCAGATGGTGTTTCATGCGCCCGCGGCGACGGACCCGGATTTCTTCCCGTGCCTGTTGCTCGACGGCATCCTCTCGGGGTTTAAAGGCCCCGGAGTGTTCGGGGGTGAGGCGATGGGCGCCCGGAGCAGCCGCCTCTATCGCGCGCTCGTCGAGCAACAGCTCGCGGTGGATGTCGGCAGTTCGTTCCGGCCCACGCTCGATCCAGCGCTGTTCGAGATCGGGGTGACGCTGCGTCCGGGAGTGGCGCCCGAGCGCGTCGAGACGGCCATCCGCACCGAGCTCGATCGTCTTGCGCAGGCGCCGGTCGGCCCCGAGGAGTTGGAGAAGGTGCACAAGCAGGCGCGCGCCCAGTGGGTCTACGCCGCCGATGGGGTGTCCGGGCAGGCGGTGCTCCTCGGGAGCTCCGAGATCGTGGCGGACACCGACTACCTGGCGCGTTTTCAGGAGCGGCTGAGCGCCGTCACGCCGGCATCGATGCAGCAGGCGGCCGGGCGGGTGTTCCAGGAGCGCAACCGCACGGTCGGATGGTACCTTCCGGAGAGCGAGCGCGTCCCGGAGGCGGTCCATGCGTGA
- a CDS encoding TIGR01777 family oxidoreductase, protein MKIVISGSHGLIGSALASALAADGHRVIRLLRPPFAAGDDRIGWDPAAGVIDRTALEGLDAVVHLAGESVASGRWTSAKKARIRDSRVGGTRLLARALADLAHRPRALVCASAVGYYGSRHEQILVEESAPGLGFLADVCREWEAAAEPAREAGIRVVHLRTGLVLTSAGGVLAKLLPIFRLGLGGRLGGGHQWMSWITLDDAVRAIAYALRRDTLRGPLNLVSPQPVTNREFTEILGQVLRRPTIVAVPAVVLRAVLGEAAGEMLGSQRAHPTKLLAEEFAFLHPELEPALRHLLRGEPRVPAPA, encoded by the coding sequence GTGAAGATCGTCATCTCTGGGTCCCACGGACTGATCGGCTCGGCGCTCGCGTCTGCGCTGGCCGCGGACGGTCACCGGGTCATTCGCCTCCTCCGTCCGCCGTTCGCCGCCGGGGACGATCGGATCGGATGGGATCCCGCCGCCGGCGTGATCGATCGCACCGCCCTGGAGGGCCTCGACGCGGTGGTCCATCTGGCGGGAGAGAGCGTCGCCAGCGGCCGGTGGACATCGGCAAAGAAGGCGCGAATCCGAGACAGCCGGGTCGGCGGCACGCGTCTCCTGGCCCGCGCCCTCGCTGATCTGGCCCATCGACCCCGGGCCCTGGTCTGCGCCTCGGCGGTCGGCTATTACGGCAGCCGCCACGAGCAGATTTTGGTCGAAGAGAGTGCGCCGGGACTCGGCTTTCTCGCCGACGTCTGCCGTGAATGGGAAGCCGCCGCCGAGCCGGCCCGGGAGGCGGGGATTCGGGTGGTCCATCTTCGGACCGGACTCGTGCTGACCTCAGCCGGCGGGGTGCTGGCGAAGCTCCTCCCGATCTTCCGCCTCGGGCTGGGGGGGCGGCTCGGCGGCGGGCATCAGTGGATGAGCTGGATCACGCTCGACGACGCGGTGCGGGCCATCGCGTACGCGCTCAGGCGCGATACCCTGCGCGGCCCCCTCAACCTGGTCTCCCCCCAGCCCGTCACCAACCGGGAGTTCACGGAGATCTTGGGCCAGGTTCTCCGTCGCCCCACGATCGTGGCGGTCCCCGCCGTCGTCCTCCGCGCCGTCCTCGGCGAGGCGGCCGGCGAGATGCTCGGAAGCCAGCGCGCGCATCCCACGAAGTTGCTGGCCGAGGAGTTTGCGTTCCTCCATCCCGAACTGGAACCCGCCCTGCGCCACCTCCTCCGCGGGGAACCCAGGGTCCCCGCCCCCGCGTGA
- a CDS encoding DinB family protein, protein MDIAAAVRLQLERSHERVKKCLADLSPEETRRSPLPTLSPVVWQIGHIAFYDGQYAQKAGGAGTVPVAYEGLFKAGTGGQAGYPPIGQIWDVFDKTHSALLRIAAEADLGTPVEGQMYADIGGMLIFSSVHRTYHIGKMTTLRALLAKPVLFGPPLSAPRP, encoded by the coding sequence ATGGACATCGCAGCGGCGGTGCGGTTGCAGTTGGAACGCAGCCACGAACGGGTGAAGAAGTGCCTCGCCGACCTGTCACCGGAGGAGACCCGACGCTCCCCTCTCCCCACGCTCTCGCCGGTAGTCTGGCAGATCGGGCATATCGCATTCTACGACGGCCAGTACGCGCAGAAGGCCGGCGGCGCGGGGACGGTGCCGGTCGCGTACGAGGGCCTGTTCAAAGCGGGAACCGGCGGCCAAGCCGGCTACCCGCCGATCGGCCAGATCTGGGATGTGTTCGACAAAACGCATTCCGCCCTCCTCAGGATCGCCGCGGAAGCCGACCTGGGCACCCCCGTCGAGGGCCAGATGTACGCCGACATCGGGGGCATGCTGATCTTCTCCTCGGTCCACCGCACCTACCACATCGGCAAGATGACGACGCTCCGGGCGCTGCTGGCGAAGCCCGTGCTGTTCGGGCCGCCCCTGTCCGCGCCCAGACCGTAA
- a CDS encoding cupin domain-containing protein, translating to MKGRRSCSPTGERRPRSKAGAGETRGRFSVVESAPIPGAPELGRHRHRLSDEALYVLEGTVAARVGERTVRAPAGSFVFIPRGTPHMFWNPGPHPARVLVIFAPAGLERFLEETAEAPRESGRPPEAGTLAAIRRRHDIELLDP from the coding sequence GTGAAGGGAAGACGCTCGTGCTCGCCGACCGGGGAGCGACGGCCACGCTCAAAGGCCGGTGCCGGGGAGACCCGTGGTCGGTTCTCGGTCGTCGAGAGCGCGCCGATCCCGGGGGCCCCCGAGTTGGGGCGGCATCGGCATCGGCTCTCGGACGAGGCGCTCTACGTGCTGGAGGGAACCGTGGCGGCGCGGGTGGGCGAACGGACGGTCCGCGCGCCGGCCGGGTCGTTTGTGTTCATCCCGCGGGGCACCCCCCACATGTTTTGGAACCCCGGGCCGCATCCGGCGCGGGTGCTGGTGATCTTCGCTCCCGCCGGGCTGGAGCGTTTCCTGGAGGAGACCGCGGAGGCCCCCCGGGAGTCCGGGCGTCCCCCGGAAGCCGGGACCCTGGCGGCGATTCGGAGAAGGCACGATATCGAACTCCTCGATCCGTAG
- the menC gene encoding o-succinylbenzoate synthase, with amino-acid sequence MRIERIELRHVRIPYIFPFETSVDRDEAKDCLIVRAWVDGLEGWGESPVTMKPYYKEETVETAWPILTGFVIPRVIGRTLDRPQEVVEWVAPIRRHYLAKAGLEAALWDVYAQRQGISLAAALGGTRTKIDVGMSVGIEPTIDAVLSRIDTWLGQGYQRIKVKIKPGFDLALVRAIRDRFGGIRLQVDANTAYSLRDLSRLRELDDYDLLMIEQPLDHDDIIDHATLQRALRTPICLDESIDSSEDARKAIDLGACTIINIKTARMGGLSEGLRCHAICQDRGIPVWCGGFLETGIGRAANIAIASLPNFTLPADLGASRRYFHEDIIEPWVEVNRDGTVDVPTGPGLGFAVVERLVDKYTVRKETFRAS; translated from the coding sequence GTGAGAATCGAGCGCATCGAGCTGCGCCACGTCCGGATCCCCTACATCTTTCCCTTCGAGACCTCCGTGGACCGGGATGAGGCGAAGGACTGCTTGATCGTCCGCGCTTGGGTCGACGGCCTGGAAGGCTGGGGCGAGTCCCCGGTGACGATGAAGCCTTACTATAAGGAAGAGACCGTCGAGACCGCCTGGCCGATCCTCACCGGCTTCGTCATCCCTCGCGTGATCGGCCGGACGCTCGATCGTCCTCAAGAGGTGGTGGAGTGGGTCGCGCCGATCCGCCGCCACTATCTGGCGAAAGCCGGGCTGGAGGCGGCCCTGTGGGACGTGTACGCGCAGCGGCAGGGGATCTCCCTGGCGGCGGCGCTCGGCGGCACCCGAACCAAGATCGACGTCGGGATGAGCGTGGGCATCGAACCGACGATTGACGCCGTGCTCTCCCGGATCGACACGTGGCTGGGCCAAGGGTACCAACGCATCAAGGTGAAGATCAAACCGGGGTTCGATCTCGCGCTGGTTCGGGCGATCCGGGACCGCTTCGGGGGGATCCGGCTCCAGGTCGACGCGAACACCGCCTACTCGCTTCGCGATCTCTCCCGGCTCCGCGAACTCGACGACTACGATCTGCTGATGATCGAGCAGCCCCTCGACCACGACGACATCATCGATCACGCGACGCTGCAGCGAGCCCTGCGGACGCCGATCTGCCTTGACGAGTCGATCGACTCCAGCGAGGACGCGCGGAAGGCGATCGATCTCGGCGCCTGCACCATCATCAACATCAAAACCGCCCGGATGGGCGGGCTGAGCGAGGGACTGCGTTGCCACGCCATCTGTCAGGACCGCGGGATCCCGGTGTGGTGCGGCGGATTCCTCGAAACCGGCATCGGCCGCGCCGCGAACATCGCGATTGCCTCGCTCCCAAATTTCACCCTTCCCGCCGACCTCGGCGCCAGCCGGCGGTACTTTCACGAGGACATCATCGAGCCATGGGTCGAGGTCAACCGGGATGGAACGGTGGACGTGCCGACCGGTCCCGGGCTGGGATTTGCGGTCGTCGAGCGGTTGGTCGACAAGTACACGGTGCGGAAGGAGACGTTTCGAGCGTCCTGA